The following coding sequences lie in one uncultured Mailhella sp. genomic window:
- a CDS encoding DUF4405 domain-containing protein, whose amino-acid sequence MNMPATVLTDLVLLLLFLLLMAAPHTGGAVHEWLGVLLTFTLLLHAWLNRVWYKSLLKGRYNVTRAVRLALNALLLLTLLGTLASAVPISRAVFAFLGLKGGLSARTIHVFCAHWCFLLAAVHLGVYGRRFCAPFARFSAAPRPLGYRLTSSGLSVALALYGLHAFFQRELTFPLTMQSSFMLWSENAALFLLDYGAVFFLFAWTSFRLATLSRTWRSHASLFLRAGERRPSPFDQPPKRS is encoded by the coding sequence ATGAACATGCCCGCAACCGTTCTCACGGATCTTGTGCTCCTTCTGCTGTTTCTTCTGCTCATGGCCGCTCCCCATACCGGCGGCGCGGTTCATGAGTGGCTGGGCGTGCTGCTGACCTTCACGCTTCTTCTGCATGCATGGCTCAACCGCGTCTGGTACAAATCGCTGCTCAAGGGCCGGTACAACGTCACGAGGGCCGTTCGGCTCGCGCTGAACGCCCTGCTTCTTCTGACGCTGCTCGGCACGCTGGCAAGCGCCGTGCCCATTTCCCGAGCGGTGTTCGCCTTTCTCGGACTCAAGGGCGGGCTCTCCGCAAGAACCATCCACGTCTTCTGCGCCCACTGGTGCTTCCTTCTCGCAGCCGTCCATCTCGGCGTTTACGGCAGGCGATTCTGCGCCCCGTTTGCGCGCTTTTCTGCCGCGCCTCGTCCGCTCGGCTATCGGCTGACCTCCTCCGGCCTAAGCGTCGCCCTTGCCTTGTACGGCCTGCACGCCTTTTTTCAGAGAGAACTGACCTTTCCGCTGACCATGCAGAGTTCCTTCATGCTGTGGAGCGAAAACGCCGCTCTCTTTCTTCTGGACTACGGCGCGGTCTTTTTCCTGTTCGCCTGGACAAGCTTCCGCCTGGCCACGCTGTCGCGCACATGGCGTTCCCACGCCTCGCTCTTTCTCCGCGCCGGGGAAAGACGCCCCTCGCCTTTCGATCAGCCCCCAAAGCGCTCATAG
- a CDS encoding sigma-54 dependent transcriptional regulator has product MLTFLFPPDAPDASFRPLFNEMAQFFQKDMPLSEGMAELHRILKKYFPVEYILVTAATERQGEERMFLFPEITGMRKVALNSTPEQLLALSHGPERVVRLGDQDDHGITLGVIHRLFPERRFSALIIRAVMAQRLIVSLSLIVLEHRGENVFHAGHVNAAFALLDDLMRYFGRHVSLKAAGKKREEPGRYLPLVQLPGMHQVCEMIWQVSRQDCPVLLLGETGTGKEAVAETLYRSSGRLDAPFIKMNCGSLPESLMESELFGHEKGAFTGAVASRKGFFERAHRGMLLLDEVGELSLPAQTRLLRVLQEGVLERVGGDEERRIDVRIIAATHRNLDKMVQSGSFRSDLYFRLSVFPIAIPPLRRRPEDIPVLIRFFIARKCSEYCVQNLPEPSPENMRDLLAYPWPGNLRELSNAVERAVILWMGDMRRPLVISPTARFMPQEQASAPVAVSWGAPSVSERFETLNEAVTRHILRALERSGGKISGRGGAAELLDVHPNTLRARMQKLGIRYDSQNMVKH; this is encoded by the coding sequence ATGCTTACTTTTCTTTTTCCTCCTGATGCGCCGGATGCGTCGTTTCGGCCTCTTTTCAACGAGATGGCGCAGTTCTTCCAGAAGGACATGCCTCTGTCCGAGGGCATGGCGGAACTTCACCGGATATTGAAGAAATACTTTCCCGTTGAATACATTCTGGTCACGGCAGCCACGGAGCGACAGGGGGAAGAGCGCATGTTCCTGTTTCCCGAAATCACGGGCATGCGCAAAGTGGCTCTGAACAGCACGCCCGAACAGCTGCTGGCCCTGAGTCACGGGCCCGAGCGGGTGGTGCGTCTCGGCGATCAGGACGATCACGGCATCACCCTCGGCGTGATTCACAGACTCTTTCCCGAACGCAGGTTTTCCGCGCTCATCATCCGGGCGGTGATGGCGCAACGCCTGATTGTTTCTCTCTCGCTCATCGTTCTTGAGCACCGCGGAGAGAACGTGTTTCACGCAGGGCACGTGAACGCCGCCTTTGCGCTTCTCGACGATCTCATGCGGTATTTCGGACGTCATGTTTCTTTGAAAGCCGCGGGGAAAAAGCGGGAGGAGCCGGGGCGGTATCTTCCGCTGGTGCAGCTTCCGGGCATGCATCAGGTGTGCGAAATGATATGGCAGGTCTCCCGTCAGGACTGCCCCGTGCTGCTTCTCGGAGAAACCGGCACCGGCAAGGAAGCCGTGGCGGAAACCCTGTACCGCTCTTCCGGACGCCTGGATGCGCCCTTCATCAAGATGAACTGCGGCAGCCTGCCGGAATCGCTCATGGAAAGCGAACTTTTCGGCCATGAAAAGGGAGCGTTTACCGGCGCGGTCGCTTCCCGCAAGGGCTTTTTCGAGCGCGCGCACAGGGGCATGCTGCTGCTTGACGAAGTGGGCGAACTTTCGCTTCCGGCGCAGACCAGGCTTCTGCGCGTGCTTCAGGAAGGCGTGCTGGAGCGCGTGGGCGGCGACGAGGAGCGGCGCATCGACGTGCGCATCATTGCCGCCACGCACAGAAATCTCGACAAGATGGTGCAAAGCGGCAGCTTCCGCTCCGATCTGTACTTCCGCCTCAGCGTGTTTCCCATTGCCATTCCTCCGCTGCGTCGTCGTCCGGAAGACATTCCCGTGCTGATACGGTTTTTCATCGCCCGAAAATGTTCCGAATACTGCGTGCAGAACCTGCCCGAGCCCTCCCCGGAAAACATGAGGGACCTGCTGGCCTACCCGTGGCCCGGCAATCTGCGGGAGCTCAGCAACGCCGTGGAACGTGCCGTCATTCTCTGGATGGGCGACATGCGCCGTCCGCTGGTGATTTCTCCGACGGCCCGGTTCATGCCGCAGGAGCAGGCCTCGGCTCCTGTTGCCGTTTCCTGGGGCGCACCCTCCGTTTCCGAACGATTTGAAACACTCAACGAAGCCGTGACGCGACACATCCTCCGGGCGCTGGAGCGCTCCGGCGGAAAGATCAGCGGCAGGGGCGGAGCCGCCGAGCTGCTCGACGTGCATCCCAACACCCTGCGCGCCCGCATGCAGAAACTGGGCATCCGTTACGATTCACAAAATATGGTGAAACATTGA
- a CDS encoding FAD-dependent oxidoreductase gives MIRAYPHLFEPLQVGKIRFRNRIWTAPTAQAMHFITPEGYIRPESIAHFRNRALGGAACVTLGEAAVDQDRGRSHFHNVNLQDINNLPYLTQMTDAIHQAGAIASIEIEHGGKYAFPTVNGGRNPIAPSGCVLPNGQVVDEITEEQMDEVADHFAETCHYLQNAGFKMCLVHGAHQWLLGEFLSPAENHRKDKWGGSLENRARFPIMVLDRIRKRVGPDFLLEYRISGTEGQPGGLEIDEACEFIKMIEDKIDLVHFSRGNRGVLRSRPEMFPSEFMPKCPNEYMGVAAKKHGIKIPVIIVGSITDPEDAERMIAEGHCDAVAMARTVIADPEWANKARLGKREEIRPCIKCFNCLDEKNARVFGGGITGFTRDVVKRYACSVNPRIGIETDIIPPATEKKVVSIIGGGPAGMQAAITAAERGHEVRLYEKSDHLGGQISFADYVSFKYPLMEFKNWLIHRVGQLGIKVFLNTEATPELIEAAYPDVVIACTGSVPALPKIPGIDGKNVMLATQAFVNRDAVGQKVVIVGAGDTGCECALHLAEAGRDVTMVEMDEFIARRTGYTQRIVLVEKIDTNEHVSYLTKACCKKITDKGVEVETPDGVRFLEADTVVIALGTRALQDQAEAFRDCAPTFWLAGDCAEGPKNVRHAIRNGYDAACRL, from the coding sequence ATGATCCGTGCCTATCCCCATCTTTTTGAACCTCTTCAGGTTGGAAAGATCCGCTTCAGAAACCGCATCTGGACCGCGCCCACGGCGCAGGCCATGCACTTCATCACGCCCGAAGGCTACATCCGTCCCGAGTCCATCGCGCATTTCCGCAACAGAGCTCTCGGCGGCGCGGCCTGCGTGACGCTCGGCGAAGCGGCCGTTGATCAGGATCGCGGGCGTTCTCACTTCCACAACGTGAACCTGCAGGACATCAACAACCTGCCCTATCTCACCCAGATGACCGACGCCATTCATCAGGCCGGCGCCATCGCCTCCATTGAAATCGAGCACGGCGGCAAATATGCCTTCCCCACGGTCAACGGAGGCAGAAACCCCATTGCTCCTTCCGGCTGCGTGCTCCCCAACGGTCAGGTCGTGGATGAAATCACCGAAGAGCAGATGGACGAGGTGGCCGATCACTTTGCCGAAACCTGCCACTACCTGCAAAACGCCGGCTTCAAGATGTGCCTCGTGCACGGCGCGCATCAGTGGCTGCTCGGCGAATTCCTCTCCCCCGCGGAAAACCACCGCAAGGACAAGTGGGGCGGCAGCCTGGAAAACCGCGCCCGCTTCCCCATCATGGTGCTGGACAGAATCCGCAAGCGCGTGGGCCCCGACTTCCTGCTGGAATACCGCATTTCCGGCACCGAAGGTCAGCCCGGCGGACTGGAAATCGATGAAGCGTGCGAGTTCATCAAGATGATCGAAGACAAGATCGATCTCGTCCACTTCTCCCGCGGCAACCGCGGCGTGCTGCGCAGCCGTCCCGAAATGTTCCCCTCCGAATTCATGCCCAAGTGCCCCAACGAATACATGGGCGTGGCGGCGAAAAAGCACGGCATCAAGATCCCCGTCATCATCGTGGGCAGCATCACCGATCCTGAAGACGCCGAACGCATGATCGCCGAAGGTCACTGCGACGCCGTGGCCATGGCCCGCACCGTCATTGCCGATCCCGAATGGGCCAACAAGGCCCGCCTCGGCAAGCGCGAAGAAATCCGTCCCTGCATCAAGTGCTTCAACTGCCTCGATGAAAAGAACGCCCGCGTCTTCGGCGGCGGCATCACCGGCTTCACCAGAGACGTGGTGAAGCGCTACGCCTGCTCCGTGAACCCCCGCATCGGCATTGAAACCGACATCATTCCTCCGGCCACCGAAAAGAAGGTCGTGTCCATCATCGGCGGCGGCCCCGCCGGCATGCAGGCCGCCATCACCGCGGCCGAACGCGGTCACGAAGTGCGCCTCTATGAAAAGAGCGATCACCTCGGCGGTCAGATTTCCTTTGCCGACTACGTGTCCTTCAAGTATCCGCTCATGGAATTCAAGAACTGGCTCATCCATCGCGTGGGTCAGCTCGGCATCAAGGTGTTCCTGAACACGGAAGCCACCCCCGAACTCATCGAAGCCGCCTACCCCGACGTGGTCATCGCCTGCACGGGTTCCGTGCCCGCCCTGCCCAAAATTCCGGGCATCGACGGCAAGAACGTGATGCTGGCCACGCAGGCCTTCGTGAATCGCGACGCCGTGGGGCAGAAGGTGGTCATCGTGGGCGCGGGCGACACCGGCTGCGAATGCGCTCTGCACCTTGCCGAAGCCGGCCGCGACGTCACCATGGTGGAAATGGATGAATTCATCGCCCGCCGCACGGGCTACACGCAGCGCATCGTGCTGGTGGAAAAAATCGACACCAACGAGCACGTCTCCTATCTGACCAAGGCCTGCTGCAAGAAAATCACCGACAAGGGCGTGGAAGTGGAAACGCCCGACGGCGTCCGCTTCCTGGAAGCCGACACCGTGGTCATCGCCCTCGGCACCCGCGCGCTTCAGGATCAGGCCGAAGCCTTCCGCGACTGCGCTCCCACCTTCTGGCTTGCCGGCGACTGCGCCGAAGGCCCGAAGAACGTCCGTCACGCCATCCGCAACGGCTACGACGCCGCCTGCCGTCTGTAA
- a CDS encoding anion permease, producing MSSGAQAGTGSEEKKRLLKLLFCLIFPLICFAIPDSTGITSTIKLFLYITFAAILMFAVDVTSNFIVSIFLIFAYAASGLVPLSTILGSWKSDIPWITLAALLIVTIVQRTTLLQRMTYHTVIRVGGSYMGIIFAVTIISVLARIFLTGTMASVSVMMVAFGLCTALHLGKSRASAGIMLMAVTAYRDANFFVYSPDFIALLYSESAKVAPISTSYPEFFMNNWVFVFEILLFALVIGKFMAPKEPIEGKAAMRKNLEALPPMTRDEKYICIILSALVIFLLTYQIHHIPMVYGFIFTAIIFYLPYVNIGTNNDIKNINYSSIFFIVACLGIGTVAQSINVASSLSVIISPWLNGVSEKIFMSIVYAIAVFANFFMTPLAEIATFGAPIAQICQSLGFNLNTMISSFFHGTQQLLFPYETAVYLVAFSMGVMKLNDFTLIMGIKLILNTLFLVTVGFAYWTFIGIL from the coding sequence ATGTCGTCAGGCGCTCAGGCAGGCACAGGATCCGAAGAAAAAAAACGGCTTCTGAAACTTCTTTTCTGCCTCATCTTTCCGCTGATATGCTTTGCCATTCCGGACAGCACGGGCATCACTTCCACCATAAAACTCTTCCTGTACATCACCTTTGCTGCAATTCTCATGTTTGCAGTGGATGTTACAAGTAATTTCATTGTATCCATATTCCTTATCTTTGCTTATGCCGCAAGCGGTCTTGTTCCTTTAAGTACAATTTTGGGTTCGTGGAAAAGCGACATTCCCTGGATCACGCTGGCGGCGCTTCTCATCGTCACCATCGTACAGAGAACAACGCTCCTGCAGCGCATGACGTATCACACCGTCATTCGTGTCGGCGGCAGCTACATGGGAATCATTTTCGCCGTCACCATCATTTCCGTTCTGGCGCGCATTTTCCTCACCGGCACCATGGCTTCCGTCAGCGTCATGATGGTGGCCTTCGGCCTCTGCACCGCGCTTCATCTCGGCAAGAGCCGGGCGTCGGCGGGCATCATGCTCATGGCGGTCACCGCCTACCGCGATGCCAACTTCTTCGTCTATTCTCCCGACTTCATCGCGCTTTTGTACAGCGAATCCGCAAAAGTCGCGCCCATTTCCACGAGTTATCCCGAATTTTTCATGAACAACTGGGTCTTTGTTTTCGAGATCCTGCTCTTTGCCCTGGTCATAGGAAAGTTCATGGCTCCTAAGGAGCCCATCGAGGGAAAGGCGGCCATGAGAAAAAATCTTGAAGCCCTTCCCCCCATGACCAGAGACGAAAAGTATATCTGCATCATACTTTCGGCGCTCGTCATCTTTCTGCTCACCTATCAGATCCATCACATTCCCATGGTGTACGGGTTTATTTTCACCGCCATCATATTCTATCTTCCCTATGTCAACATAGGAACAAACAACGACATCAAAAACATCAATTATTCCTCCATATTCTTCATCGTCGCGTGTCTCGGCATCGGAACCGTGGCGCAGTCCATCAACGTTGCCTCTTCCCTGTCCGTCATCATTTCTCCGTGGCTGAACGGCGTTTCTGAAAAAATATTCATGAGCATCGTGTATGCCATCGCCGTGTTCGCCAACTTCTTCATGACGCCGCTTGCGGAAATTGCAACCTTCGGCGCTCCCATCGCCCAGATTTGTCAGTCGCTCGGATTCAACCTCAACACCATGATATCCTCCTTCTTCCATGGAACGCAGCAGCTGCTGTTCCCCTACGAAACCGCGGTGTACCTTGTGGCGTTTTCCATGGGAGTCATGAAGCTGAACGACTTCACGCTCATTATGGGAATCAAACTGATTCTCAACACTCTGTTCCTCGTTACTGTTGGTTTTGCCTACTGGACTTTCATCGGAATTCTTTAA
- a CDS encoding carbon-nitrogen hydrolase family protein translates to MIFPTVKVAAVQAAPVFLNLKASVEKACALIDEAGRNGAELIDFPEAFLPGYPWWIWMGAPSFGHKFLMKLHQNALTYGSPEMRQISEAARRNNIFVCISATEGDGTTLYLTQFWFDNKGNLMGKHRKMSPPGCEKIIWACGNGSTMQVFDTKIGKIGGLQCGEHLNPMNLSCLLGQGEQIHCAGWPPMHTPREGQMPLFSPYDMSRTATRYAAMGLRAFALYSTQMMAQDVIDMLCDGTGHPEYIECLPNGVDGTLGGGRAAVFNVAGDCISNSLPHDVEGCVYAECDLMETLGRRLVMDPLDKDARPFALRMTLDRTDYKAMNFEGMQPDNSVSYENIQNL, encoded by the coding sequence ATGATCTTTCCCACCGTCAAAGTTGCCGCCGTGCAGGCCGCGCCCGTCTTTCTCAATCTGAAGGCGTCCGTGGAAAAAGCCTGCGCGCTCATCGACGAGGCCGGTCGCAACGGAGCCGAGCTCATCGACTTTCCCGAAGCGTTTCTGCCCGGCTACCCCTGGTGGATCTGGATGGGCGCCCCGTCGTTCGGCCACAAGTTCCTCATGAAGCTGCATCAGAATGCGCTCACCTACGGCAGCCCGGAAATGCGTCAGATAAGCGAAGCGGCCAGACGCAACAACATTTTCGTGTGCATTTCCGCCACGGAAGGCGACGGAACCACCCTGTACCTCACGCAGTTCTGGTTCGACAACAAGGGCAATCTCATGGGCAAGCACCGCAAGATGTCGCCTCCCGGATGCGAAAAGATCATCTGGGCCTGCGGCAACGGCAGCACCATGCAGGTTTTCGACACCAAGATCGGCAAGATCGGCGGACTGCAGTGCGGCGAGCATCTGAATCCCATGAATCTTTCCTGCCTGCTCGGTCAGGGCGAACAGATTCACTGCGCAGGCTGGCCGCCCATGCACACGCCCCGCGAAGGCCAGATGCCGCTGTTCTCTCCCTACGACATGTCGCGCACGGCCACCCGCTATGCGGCCATGGGCCTGAGAGCCTTTGCCCTGTACTCCACGCAGATGATGGCGCAGGACGTCATCGACATGCTCTGCGACGGCACGGGACATCCTGAATATATCGAATGCCTGCCCAACGGCGTGGATGGAACGCTCGGCGGCGGACGGGCGGCCGTGTTCAACGTGGCGGGCGACTGCATCAGCAATTCGCTCCCGCACGACGTGGAAGGCTGCGTCTATGCCGAATGCGACCTCATGGAAACGCTGGGACGCAGACTCGTCATGGATCCGCTGGACAAGGACGCAAGACCCTTTGCCCTGCGCATGACCCTGGACAGAACGGACTACAAGGCCATGAACTTTGAGGGCATGCAGCCTGACAACTCCGTTTCTTACGAAAATATTCAGAACTTATAA
- a CDS encoding SLC13 family permease, which translates to MSESSGRVTNIKWAVNFLLPLSLLLLPESEAFTWNIKVFLAITLWGVMGYAMELTDNLVVSLIMMFMYGLSGIVPLKAVLGPWTADPAWMTLGALIIVSIVQKTTILKRMAYYAAIHTNGSYMKLVLAMATLALVARVFLQGTMACIAVIVVAYGICEALNLGRSRASAGLMVATVIFYMDANYFIYSPDFISILYSAAAPVANIVPSYPRFFADNAVFLVGNYLVVAAIGRYCRPSSPLSGREKFEEALASLGRLSVKEWKIIVVLVALVVFLFTHQYHHINMVYGFIFAPMILYLPGVNVGTQQDLKDVQFSVLFFIIACMGIGSAGSAVGFGQYVSVSIVPMLQNVSQTTFLCATYLSGVLLNFLMTPLAVLASFGLPFAQICQDLNFNLEPMFYIFYQGTAQLWFPYETAVYLVAFSLGLIRVKDFVSIMTIKFVINVAFLATAGMAWWAVMGIL; encoded by the coding sequence ATGTCTGAATCTTCCGGTCGCGTGACCAACATCAAATGGGCTGTTAATTTTCTTCTTCCTCTTTCTCTGCTTCTGCTTCCCGAAAGCGAGGCGTTCACCTGGAACATCAAGGTGTTTCTGGCCATCACGCTGTGGGGCGTCATGGGCTACGCCATGGAGCTGACCGACAATCTGGTCGTTTCGCTCATCATGATGTTCATGTACGGCCTGTCGGGCATAGTGCCGCTGAAGGCCGTGCTCGGGCCGTGGACGGCCGATCCCGCATGGATGACGCTCGGCGCGCTCATCATCGTTTCCATCGTGCAGAAGACCACCATTCTCAAGCGCATGGCCTACTACGCGGCCATTCACACCAACGGCAGCTATATGAAGCTGGTGCTTGCCATGGCCACGCTGGCTCTTGTCGCCAGAGTGTTCCTCCAAGGAACCATGGCGTGCATTGCCGTCATCGTGGTGGCCTACGGCATCTGCGAGGCCCTCAACCTCGGCAGAAGCCGCGCTTCGGCGGGCCTCATGGTGGCCACGGTCATCTTCTACATGGATGCCAACTACTTCATCTACTCTCCCGATTTCATTTCCATTCTCTACAGCGCCGCCGCACCCGTGGCGAACATTGTTCCCTCCTATCCCCGGTTCTTCGCGGACAACGCGGTGTTTCTTGTGGGCAACTATCTGGTAGTCGCGGCCATCGGCCGCTACTGCCGCCCGTCGTCTCCGCTGAGCGGCAGGGAAAAGTTTGAAGAAGCCCTCGCCTCCCTCGGACGCCTCAGCGTGAAGGAATGGAAAATCATCGTCGTTCTGGTCGCGCTGGTCGTCTTTCTCTTCACGCATCAGTATCACCACATCAACATGGTGTACGGCTTCATCTTTGCGCCCATGATTCTCTACCTGCCCGGCGTCAACGTGGGAACGCAGCAGGATCTGAAGGACGTGCAGTTCTCGGTGCTGTTCTTCATCATCGCCTGCATGGGCATAGGTTCGGCGGGCAGCGCGGTGGGCTTCGGCCAGTACGTGTCGGTGAGCATCGTGCCCATGCTGCAGAACGTGAGTCAGACCACGTTCCTCTGCGCCACCTATCTTTCCGGCGTGCTTCTGAACTTCCTCATGACGCCGCTTGCCGTGCTGGCCTCCTTCGGCCTGCCGTTCGCCCAGATTTGTCAGGACCTGAACTTCAATCTGGAGCCCATGTTCTACATTTTCTATCAGGGCACGGCGCAGCTATGGTTCCCGTATGAAACGGCCGTGTATCTTGTGGCCTTTTCTCTCGGGCTCATCCGCGTGAAGGATTTTGTGTCCATCATGACCATCAAGTTCGTCATCAACGTGGCGTTCCTCGCCACCGCGGGCATGGCCTGGTGGGCCGTGATGGGCATTTTGTAG
- a CDS encoding NAD(P)-dependent oxidoreductase, which yields MAVVSFFGLGSMGLPMAINLLNAGHEVRVMVHRSAAGPEEAARHGAVMKSSVKDMVSGADFVVSVVPDDRAVLDIYESEEFRQSVKRGCLVLEMSSCTPGAVRRVEELCRPLGVRVLDAPITGARPKAVAGTLVVLGAGKDEDFDDASPVLSAMTEKVFRLGAVGTGKTIKAMTNLLGAVNLAAVGEFYRFARALGLDMQTLAEVTKESAGGSTQFSRNFGRMVQGDYAPLFTLGLMLKDMEIAMKCASEHPELHMPLAECATALFRSASNYADEDCSSIARVDALKE from the coding sequence ATGGCTGTTGTATCGTTTTTCGGACTCGGCAGCATGGGTCTGCCCATGGCGATCAATCTTCTGAACGCCGGTCATGAGGTGCGCGTCATGGTGCATCGCAGCGCCGCCGGACCGGAAGAGGCCGCGAGGCACGGAGCCGTCATGAAGTCTTCCGTGAAAGACATGGTTTCGGGGGCGGATTTCGTCGTCAGCGTGGTTCCCGACGACAGGGCCGTGCTCGATATTTATGAAAGCGAGGAATTCCGGCAGTCCGTGAAGCGCGGATGCCTCGTGCTGGAGATGAGTTCCTGCACGCCCGGAGCCGTGCGCAGGGTTGAAGAACTGTGCCGCCCTCTGGGCGTGCGCGTGCTGGATGCGCCCATTACCGGAGCCAGGCCGAAGGCCGTGGCAGGAACGCTGGTGGTTCTCGGCGCGGGAAAGGATGAGGATTTCGACGACGCATCTCCCGTGCTTTCCGCCATGACGGAAAAGGTGTTCCGGCTGGGAGCCGTGGGCACGGGCAAGACCATCAAGGCCATGACCAATCTGCTGGGGGCCGTGAATCTGGCGGCCGTCGGGGAATTCTATCGTTTTGCACGGGCGCTCGGGCTGGACATGCAGACCCTTGCGGAAGTGACGAAGGAAAGCGCCGGAGGCTCCACGCAGTTTTCCCGCAATTTCGGACGCATGGTGCAGGGAGACTACGCGCCGCTCTTTACCCTCGGCCTCATGCTCAAGGACATGGAAATAGCCATGAAATGCGCTTCGGAACATCCCGAACTGCACATGCCGCTAGCCGAATGCGCCACGGCGCTGTTCCGCAGCGCCTCGAACTATGCCGACGAGGACTGCAGCAGCATTGCCCGCGTCGATGCCCTGAAGGAATAA
- a CDS encoding nucleotidyl transferase AbiEii/AbiGii toxin family protein: MLDYLFHKSPWGEHFAFKGGTSLSKAYHAIKRFSEDIDLILDWRC, encoded by the coding sequence ATGCTGGACTACCTCTTTCATAAAAGCCCATGGGGAGAACATTTCGCTTTCAAAGGTGGTACGAGTCTGTCCAAAGCTTACCATGCCATTAAGCGTTTCTCCGAAGATATAGATCTTATCCTTGACTGGCGCTGCTAG
- a CDS encoding radical SAM protein: protein MKKVKGYIQRKSMLYMTGVEYGDYTMNHVLGCAHGCKYPCYAFMLKKRFGQVKSYEEWLKPYLVSNTLEILENEIPRLKKSIKSVHLCFTTDPFMVGYDEIVSMSLESINLLNSYNVKCTVLTKGILPIDLASFSSRNEYGITLVSLDEDYRKEMEPWTATYEDRLSALKKLHDKGYKTWVSIEPYPTPNIIQQNLYDILEKISFVDKIIFGKTNYSKTVTSFKKNKDFYNIEANKVIEFCKSRKIEFHIKEKTLN from the coding sequence ATGAAAAAGGTGAAAGGGTACATACAAAGAAAATCCATGCTTTACATGACAGGTGTTGAGTATGGAGATTATACAATGAATCATGTTCTTGGTTGTGCTCATGGATGCAAATATCCCTGCTATGCTTTCATGCTTAAAAAACGCTTTGGCCAGGTTAAAAGCTATGAAGAATGGCTCAAGCCTTATCTTGTTTCAAACACTCTTGAAATTCTTGAGAACGAAATCCCTCGATTAAAAAAATCTATAAAGTCTGTACATCTATGTTTTACCACCGATCCGTTTATGGTCGGCTATGACGAGATAGTATCCATGAGTCTTGAGTCAATAAATCTATTAAATAGCTATAATGTAAAATGTACAGTACTCACAAAAGGGATATTACCAATAGATCTAGCGTCTTTTTCGTCAAGAAATGAGTATGGAATAACTTTAGTATCACTTGATGAAGATTATAGAAAAGAAATGGAACCGTGGACTGCTACATATGAAGATCGTCTTTCAGCGCTAAAGAAATTGCATGATAAAGGATACAAAACATGGGTAAGTATTGAACCATATCCAACACCAAATATTATACAGCAAAACCTGTATGATATTTTGGAGAAAATTTCATTTGTCGATAAAATTATTTTTGGAAAAACAAATTATAGCAAGACAGTAACTTCATTCAAAAAAAATAAGGATTTTTATAATATTGAAGCCAATAAAGTTATAGAGTTTTGCAAAAGTAGAAAAATTGAGTTTCATATAAAAGAAAAGACATTGAATTAA